A stretch of Dyella sp. BiH032 DNA encodes these proteins:
- a CDS encoding CDP-glycerol glycerophosphotransferase family protein: MPKHYLLYGSERYALAILRPVQEAIRARGDEAAWFFDGPGAEDLVEGEQLLTVNEVRAWKPIACITSSNHLPHFFPGVKVETFHGFDAGKPRHIYIRGFFDLYCTTGPRDTAKFQALADEMGHFAVAETGWPKLDPFMKEIAGPLPPVREKPVILYHSTFSPSWSAAETLYEEVKRLSQSGEWRWIVTFHPKMNPETIAKFKALQGEHLTFAENDNILELFPQADLMCSDTSSALNEFLLTGKPVVTFKNRRPGPQLIDIDDPAQFEPAIRRALSRPPELMQAIREYADAIHPYRDGHSSERVLDAIDAFIAKGGRNRRPKPRNWWRKLKLRRRIGYWGPARWPKG; encoded by the coding sequence ATGCCCAAGCACTACCTTCTCTACGGCTCGGAGCGCTACGCGCTGGCCATCCTGCGCCCCGTCCAGGAAGCCATCCGCGCCCGCGGCGACGAAGCAGCCTGGTTCTTCGATGGTCCGGGCGCGGAAGACCTGGTTGAAGGCGAGCAGCTGCTCACGGTGAATGAAGTGCGCGCATGGAAACCCATCGCCTGCATCACCTCGTCCAACCACCTGCCGCACTTCTTTCCCGGCGTGAAGGTGGAGACCTTCCACGGCTTCGACGCCGGCAAGCCGCGCCACATCTATATCCGCGGCTTCTTTGATCTGTACTGCACCACCGGCCCGCGCGATACCGCCAAGTTCCAGGCCCTGGCCGACGAGATGGGCCACTTCGCGGTGGCCGAGACCGGCTGGCCCAAGCTCGACCCCTTCATGAAAGAGATCGCCGGCCCGCTGCCGCCCGTGCGCGAGAAACCGGTGATCCTTTACCACTCCACGTTCTCGCCCTCGTGGAGCGCGGCCGAGACCCTCTACGAGGAAGTGAAGCGCCTGTCGCAGAGCGGCGAATGGCGCTGGATCGTCACCTTCCACCCGAAGATGAACCCGGAGACGATCGCCAAGTTCAAGGCGCTGCAAGGCGAGCACCTGACCTTCGCCGAGAACGACAACATCCTGGAGCTGTTCCCGCAGGCTGATCTGATGTGCTCGGACACCTCGTCCGCGCTCAACGAGTTCTTGCTCACCGGCAAGCCGGTGGTGACCTTCAAGAATCGGCGTCCAGGCCCGCAGCTCATCGATATCGACGACCCGGCCCAGTTCGAGCCGGCGATCCGCCGCGCCCTCAGCCGCCCGCCCGAGCTGATGCAGGCCATCCGGGAATACGCGGACGCCATCCACCCCTACCGCGACGGCCATTCCAGCGAGCGCGTGCTGGACGCGATCGACGCCTTCATCGCCAAGGGCGGGCGCAATCGCCGGCCCAAGCCGCGCAACTGGTGGCGCAAGCTCAAGCTGCGCCGCCGCATCGGCTACTGGGGTCCGGCCCGCTGGCCGAAGGGCTGA